In Bifidobacterium actinocoloniiforme DSM 22766, a genomic segment contains:
- a CDS encoding DUF4186 domain-containing protein: protein MLRRLGTSEFRASFSLTAKDRAYARAKGKATIDRHAHEMLRQRVGAANPLKDGKQTPYRGHPVFTAQHATATCCRGCIERWHHVPKGRELTDQEVDRLAALIMAWIERDLIAHPAI from the coding sequence ATGCTCAGACGGCTGGGAACGTCCGAGTTCCGCGCCTCCTTTTCGCTTACCGCCAAGGACCGCGCCTATGCCAGGGCGAAAGGGAAAGCCACGATAGACCGGCATGCCCACGAGATGCTCCGTCAGCGCGTAGGCGCCGCCAACCCTTTGAAGGATGGCAAGCAGACCCCCTACCGCGGGCATCCGGTCTTTACGGCCCAACACGCTACGGCCACCTGCTGCCGGGGCTGCATCGAGCGCTGGCACCACGTGCCCAAAGGGCGCGAGCTGACCGATCAGGAGGTGGACCGTCTAGCTGCCCTAATCATGGCTTGGATTGAACGCGACCTGATCGCCCATCCTGCCATTTGA
- a CDS encoding class I SAM-dependent methyltransferase translates to MNARNMTVAQMVEAFLEPDAPVQVRAFDGSRFGSDDAPLHLDIKSSRAMYYIAENPNDLGLARAYLQGDLDSPELLPGNPYEVFKQLTGLKSYLRKPGKVELARIAAAVFSHGVHVPDPPTIEGPSLSTRLREGIRPHTRKGDAATVSYHYDQSNDFYRLFLGPSMTYTCAVFDTPETSLEDAQAHKLNMVLDKMNLKKGDRLLDIGCGWGSMEIAAAKRGINVIGVTLADEQVEWGQEWIKREGLEDLAEIRLMDYRDVPESGFDGICSIGMMEHVGFKQYPAYFHEMMEKLRPGGILLNHQITRTNSHDGKRAGSFIDRYIFPDGELASPAEIEMTIQDNGFEVITQENLRQNYAITLKHWTENLQAQWEQAKSMVGEPKARLWGLYMAGSRLNFEINTIQVHQFQCIKPDPDTGTSTYPLRPWWTR, encoded by the coding sequence ATGAACGCACGCAACATGACGGTCGCGCAGATGGTTGAGGCTTTCCTGGAGCCTGACGCTCCGGTGCAGGTGAGGGCCTTCGATGGCTCGCGCTTTGGCTCCGACGACGCTCCCCTCCACTTGGATATCAAGAGTTCTCGCGCCATGTACTACATCGCGGAGAACCCGAACGACCTGGGGCTGGCCCGCGCTTACCTCCAGGGCGATTTGGATTCCCCTGAGCTCCTGCCCGGCAACCCTTACGAGGTTTTCAAGCAACTGACCGGCCTTAAGTCCTACCTGCGCAAGCCCGGCAAGGTCGAGCTGGCCCGCATCGCCGCGGCTGTCTTCTCCCACGGCGTGCACGTGCCTGATCCGCCGACCATCGAAGGCCCTTCCCTTTCGACGCGCCTGCGCGAAGGCATCCGCCCCCACACCCGCAAGGGCGACGCGGCCACCGTCAGCTACCATTATGACCAGTCCAATGACTTCTACAGGCTCTTCCTGGGCCCCTCGATGACGTACACTTGCGCGGTTTTCGACACCCCGGAGACCTCTTTGGAAGACGCCCAGGCCCACAAGCTCAACATGGTGCTCGACAAGATGAACCTGAAGAAGGGCGACCGTCTGCTCGACATCGGTTGCGGTTGGGGTTCCATGGAGATAGCCGCCGCAAAGCGTGGCATTAACGTAATTGGCGTCACCTTGGCCGATGAGCAGGTTGAGTGGGGCCAGGAGTGGATCAAGCGCGAGGGCTTGGAAGACTTGGCGGAAATCCGTCTGATGGACTACCGCGATGTGCCGGAGTCCGGTTTCGACGGCATATGCTCAATCGGTATGATGGAGCATGTGGGCTTCAAACAGTACCCGGCCTACTTCCATGAGATGATGGAAAAGCTGCGCCCTGGCGGCATCTTGCTCAACCACCAGATCACGCGGACGAATTCGCACGACGGTAAGCGCGCTGGCAGCTTCATTGACCGTTACATCTTCCCTGATGGCGAGCTCGCCAGCCCAGCCGAGATCGAGATGACCATCCAAGACAATGGCTTTGAGGTCATCACCCAAGAGAACTTGCGCCAGAACTACGCCATCACGCTCAAGCACTGGACCGAGAACCTCCAAGCCCAGTGGGAACAGGCGAAATCAATGGTGGGCGAGCCCAAGGCACGTCTCTGGGGCCTGTACATGGCTGGTTCCCGCCTGAACTTCGAAATCAACACGATTCAGGTCCACCAGTTCCAGTGCATCAAGCCCGATCCAGACACCGGCACTAGCACCTACCCGCTGCGCCCCTGGTGGACGCGGTAG
- the feoB gene encoding ferrous iron transport protein B produces the protein MPHHHMHPSQNRPSIVFVGNPNVGKSTLFNAILGTSASVMNAPGTTVLVERGQLNRGGTSWDFIDTPGTASLDALSPDEQVASEAAMGRAGNPEPDVIVAVFDATSPSKSLYLLSQLLDLGRPIVAAVTMLDLAAKQGSSISVDALSRQVPGLDFIAVDGRTGHGKEDLLEAIGARIAAGEQEDSSGSLQLLSPATDLSAPGREASQEEVSAWVRATADQRFDWTARVLTDLNPAHPDATGPEPTFSDRLDRVLLHPVAGIVIFLAVMYLVFEATTVVAAPINDWFDVTVRGWATSAIDWVFSALSGPGSLDSWPHSLLVDGLLDGCITVLTFIAPMGIIFIVLSLLEDSGYLARAAFVMDKAMRSIGLDGRAFLPLVVGFGCNLPALASTRTLPDSRQRLMTGLLIPFTSCSARLSVYIVLAYAFFGRYAGLAIFLMYVSSILIILGVGLLLRKTQFSDLRTQPFAIGLPPYQMPRLIQLGKSVALRLWAFLTGASSIIITMIVIMWFLSAIPVSAGAAGANSFGHVDDVHDSLYGAVATSVAPVFKPAGFDDWHASAALITGFVAKEVVVGSMSQSYQIHSSDDASDQEQGTGTLGQAVRESFEASSHGHGSAAAAAFMLFVLAYTPCLATVAEMRRQYGGRIAAQSVAAGLIIAYILAVIVFQVGRFL, from the coding sequence ATGCCCCATCACCATATGCACCCGTCCCAGAATCGGCCCTCCATCGTCTTCGTCGGCAACCCGAACGTCGGCAAGTCCACCCTTTTCAACGCGATTCTGGGAACATCGGCCTCGGTCATGAACGCGCCGGGGACGACGGTCCTGGTTGAACGCGGCCAGCTCAACCGAGGCGGAACCAGCTGGGACTTCATCGACACCCCAGGCACAGCCTCCCTGGACGCGCTCAGCCCCGACGAGCAAGTGGCTTCGGAGGCGGCTATGGGCCGGGCCGGCAACCCGGAACCAGATGTCATCGTCGCCGTCTTCGACGCCACCTCCCCCTCCAAGTCCCTCTACCTGCTCAGCCAGCTGCTTGACTTGGGCCGACCAATCGTAGCGGCGGTGACCATGCTGGATTTGGCAGCCAAGCAGGGCTCGTCAATCAGTGTGGACGCGCTCAGCCGCCAGGTGCCTGGCTTGGATTTCATTGCGGTGGACGGGCGCACCGGCCACGGCAAGGAGGACCTGCTGGAGGCCATCGGGGCCCGTATCGCCGCCGGTGAGCAAGAGGATTCGTCTGGTTCCCTCCAGCTGCTCTCGCCAGCGACCGACCTGTCAGCTCCCGGGCGCGAAGCCAGCCAGGAGGAAGTCTCCGCCTGGGTGCGCGCCACCGCCGACCAGCGCTTTGATTGGACGGCTCGCGTGCTGACGGATTTGAATCCTGCGCATCCGGATGCCACTGGGCCTGAACCCACCTTCTCCGACCGCCTGGACAGGGTCCTCCTGCACCCGGTGGCCGGCATCGTCATCTTCCTAGCCGTCATGTACCTGGTGTTCGAGGCCACAACCGTGGTAGCAGCCCCCATCAACGACTGGTTCGACGTGACCGTGCGCGGCTGGGCCACGAGCGCGATCGACTGGGTCTTCTCCGCTTTGTCCGGGCCCGGCTCCCTGGACTCCTGGCCCCATTCGCTGCTGGTGGATGGGCTTTTGGACGGCTGCATCACCGTCCTGACCTTCATAGCGCCGATGGGCATCATCTTCATCGTCCTCTCCCTGCTGGAGGACTCCGGTTACCTGGCCCGCGCCGCCTTCGTGATGGACAAAGCCATGCGCTCAATCGGACTGGACGGACGCGCCTTCCTACCGTTGGTGGTCGGTTTCGGCTGCAATCTGCCAGCCCTGGCCTCCACCCGCACCCTGCCTGACTCCCGCCAGCGCCTGATGACCGGCCTGCTGATTCCGTTCACCTCCTGCTCAGCCCGGCTGAGCGTCTACATCGTGCTGGCTTACGCCTTCTTCGGGCGCTACGCGGGCTTGGCCATCTTCCTGATGTACGTGTCTTCGATCCTGATCATCCTGGGCGTGGGCCTTCTGCTGCGCAAGACGCAGTTCAGCGATTTAAGGACCCAGCCGTTCGCTATCGGCCTGCCCCCCTACCAGATGCCCCGCCTGATCCAACTTGGCAAATCGGTGGCGCTGCGCCTGTGGGCCTTCCTGACCGGGGCCAGCTCAATCATCATCACGATGATCGTCATCATGTGGTTCCTGTCCGCCATCCCCGTTTCGGCAGGCGCGGCCGGCGCTAACTCCTTCGGCCATGTGGACGACGTGCACGACTCCCTCTACGGGGCGGTCGCCACCTCGGTGGCCCCGGTCTTCAAACCGGCGGGCTTCGACGACTGGCACGCTTCCGCGGCGCTGATCACAGGGTTCGTGGCCAAGGAGGTAGTGGTCGGCTCCATGTCGCAGTCCTATCAAATCCACTCTTCTGATGACGCCTCCGACCAGGAGCAGGGCACCGGCACCTTGGGCCAGGCGGTGCGCGAGTCCTTCGAGGCTTCCAGTCATGGGCATGGCTCGGCAGCGGCGGCGGCCTTCATGCTCTTCGTCCTGGCCTACACGCCCTGCCTGGCCACGGTGGCGGAGATGCGCCGCCAGTACGGGGGCAGAATCGCGGCCCAATCCGTAGCTGCCGGTCTCATCATCGCCTACATTCTGGCCGTCATCGTCTTCCAAGTCGGGCGGTTCTTATGA
- a CDS encoding MFS transporter: MTAENTTNTHMNTSREDGAKPNSPAAEADGEPDSKGGMPRKPKKQTPYSFRNWRRRLHVSDVTVVEKATLKRAVAGTVVGNFMEWYDVGVYGYLAITIGVVFLSDASPAIQRLFSLGVFAVTFIARPLGGIVLGQLGDKLGRQRILAFTLLSMSGATLLIGLLPGYSAIGFWAPLALIILKLAQGFSTGGEYAGATTMVTEYAPDRHRGFFASLLDVGSYLGFAFGAGLVSLIEFNLSPEAMQAWGWRIPFILALPLAAIAVYFRTRVEDTPAFQQAQNATTEKTAAEHKGVISLIRGYWRELLMAFVLVAAANTLGYTLTTYMPTYLTTTLHQNMAQSNLLTLPILLIVAACIPLTGALSDKFGRKKILFAGALTGLALVIPAFELMEQGTAGTTFLGLLLIAIPVIFFVANLASSLPALFPTASRYGGMGLSYNLAVAIFGGTAPLIMEALVSATGRDLAPAYWIMFTSACGLVTVLFLKESARKPMPGTLPTVSSQQEARDLVATQDKNPDLDVKAIIKDAEANGTRQVPETIKTAARAIRETQQM, translated from the coding sequence ATGACAGCCGAGAATACTACGAATACCCACATGAATACGAGCCGCGAGGATGGGGCCAAGCCCAACAGCCCAGCGGCGGAAGCGGACGGAGAGCCCGACAGTAAGGGCGGGATGCCCCGCAAGCCAAAGAAACAGACCCCATACAGCTTCCGCAATTGGCGACGGCGCCTACATGTGAGCGATGTGACCGTCGTCGAGAAAGCCACGCTCAAGCGTGCCGTCGCAGGCACCGTGGTCGGTAACTTCATGGAATGGTACGACGTGGGCGTGTACGGCTACCTGGCCATCACGATCGGCGTGGTCTTCCTGTCCGACGCCTCGCCCGCCATCCAGCGGCTCTTCTCCCTGGGCGTGTTCGCGGTTACTTTCATAGCCCGCCCCCTGGGCGGCATCGTGCTTGGACAACTGGGAGACAAGCTGGGCCGCCAGCGCATCCTGGCCTTCACCCTCCTGTCCATGTCGGGCGCAACCCTCCTGATCGGCCTGCTGCCCGGCTATAGCGCTATCGGGTTCTGGGCGCCTCTGGCCCTGATCATCCTCAAGCTGGCCCAGGGCTTCTCGACCGGTGGCGAGTACGCCGGTGCCACCACCATGGTCACCGAGTACGCGCCCGACCGCCACCGCGGCTTCTTCGCCTCCCTCCTCGACGTAGGCTCTTACTTGGGCTTCGCTTTTGGCGCGGGTTTGGTCTCCCTGATCGAGTTCAACCTCAGCCCCGAGGCCATGCAAGCCTGGGGTTGGCGCATCCCCTTCATCCTCGCCCTGCCGCTGGCCGCGATCGCGGTCTACTTCCGTACCAGGGTGGAGGACACCCCCGCCTTCCAGCAGGCGCAGAACGCCACGACAGAGAAGACCGCGGCCGAGCATAAGGGCGTCATCAGCCTGATCCGCGGGTACTGGAGGGAGCTGCTCATGGCATTCGTGCTCGTGGCGGCCGCCAACACGCTGGGTTACACGCTGACCACCTACATGCCCACCTACCTGACGACCACCCTGCACCAGAACATGGCGCAATCCAATCTGTTGACCCTACCCATCCTGCTGATCGTGGCCGCTTGCATCCCACTCACAGGCGCGCTTTCCGACAAGTTCGGCCGCAAGAAGATCCTGTTCGCGGGCGCCCTTACCGGCCTGGCGCTGGTCATCCCCGCATTTGAACTGATGGAACAGGGCACCGCGGGCACCACCTTCCTGGGCCTGCTGCTGATCGCGATTCCAGTCATCTTCTTCGTGGCGAACCTGGCCTCATCGCTGCCGGCCCTCTTCCCCACCGCCTCCCGCTATGGCGGCATGGGCCTGTCCTACAACCTGGCCGTCGCCATCTTCGGCGGCACCGCGCCCCTAATCATGGAGGCCCTGGTCTCAGCCACCGGACGTGACCTGGCCCCGGCCTACTGGATCATGTTCACCTCCGCCTGCGGCCTGGTCACCGTGCTCTTCCTCAAGGAGTCGGCGCGCAAGCCCATGCCCGGCACCCTGCCCACGGTCTCCAGCCAGCAGGAGGCACGCGACCTGGTCGCCACCCAAGACAAGAACCCGGATCTGGATGTCAAGGCCATCATCAAAGACGCCGAGGCCAACGGCACCCGCCAAGTCCCCGAAACCATAAAAACCGCCGCCCGGGCCATCCGCGAAACCCAGCAAATGTGA
- a CDS encoding FeoA family protein produces MTETLRTCPLGVDIEICRIDLSSAYRFRLRELGFREHERVRVIQKANFGGRVIAHGSERIALDGATAKHIVVKVS; encoded by the coding sequence ATGACCGAGACATTGCGGACCTGCCCGCTGGGCGTGGACATAGAGATATGTCGCATTGACCTGAGCAGCGCCTATCGGTTCCGGCTAAGGGAGCTCGGCTTCCGCGAGCACGAGCGGGTCAGGGTCATTCAGAAAGCCAATTTCGGAGGTCGCGTCATCGCCCACGGCTCGGAACGCATCGCCTTGGACGGGGCTACTGCCAAGCACATCGTCGTGAAAGTAAGCTGA
- a CDS encoding endonuclease III domain-containing protein produces the protein MDKQRFETTLAAGSPAPPTSRELYQALQRTFGRMDWWPAETSFEMMMGAVLVQHTAWENVGKSLDALRQAGLLHPAAMAEAEYERVKTLINPSGFMTAKARTCIALAQWLLGRATDAADVEPSVDPGLRDSLLTVTGVGPETADVIRLYAFGQKCFIWDLYSRRLLAAVGYPNWGSYEGACGHEREFINVDEYTLPEMQGYHGLILSAGKRARREGSWDFLR, from the coding sequence ATGGACAAGCAACGATTTGAGACGACTCTCGCCGCGGGCTCGCCCGCACCACCGACCTCCCGCGAGCTCTATCAGGCTCTGCAGCGCACATTCGGCCGGATGGATTGGTGGCCGGCCGAGACCAGCTTCGAGATGATGATGGGCGCGGTGCTGGTCCAGCACACGGCCTGGGAGAACGTGGGCAAATCCTTGGACGCCTTGCGCCAGGCTGGGCTCCTGCATCCCGCCGCCATGGCGGAAGCTGAGTACGAGCGGGTCAAGACGCTGATCAACCCGAGTGGCTTCATGACGGCGAAGGCGCGCACCTGCATAGCGCTCGCCCAGTGGCTGCTGGGGCGGGCAACCGATGCGGCGGACGTGGAGCCCAGCGTGGACCCTGGTCTGCGCGACAGCCTGCTGACGGTGACTGGAGTCGGACCTGAGACCGCTGACGTGATCCGTCTCTACGCCTTCGGGCAGAAGTGCTTTATCTGGGACCTCTATTCCCGGCGGCTTCTAGCGGCTGTTGGGTATCCGAATTGGGGCAGCTACGAGGGCGCTTGCGGACACGAACGGGAGTTCATCAACGTGGACGAGTACACCTTGCCTGAGATGCAGGGATACCATGGGCTGATTCTTTCCGCAGGCAAGCGCGCCCGCCGCGAAGGCTCCTGGGATTTTCTGAGGTAG